A single Elaeis guineensis isolate ETL-2024a chromosome 15, EG11, whole genome shotgun sequence DNA region contains:
- the LOC105058455 gene encoding homeobox-leucine zipper protein ATHB-16: MKRVSSSDYLIPFCPTDEGKGMYERGFQPMIDGLGEEECGDEEMCSSGSGGGGGGEKKRRLSVDQVRALEKNFEVENKLEPDRKVRLAHDLGLQPRQVAIWFQNRRARWKTKQLERDYAALKGSYEALRVDFDALYRDKEALLNEIKMLKEKLAEEESASFSSVKQESVALESQNKVSEEPPAPVYKDGSSDSDSSAVLNDENSPHGRRMSSSTAFETFSAAIGFENSTSFPCSPPSLLNSDARQQKGGIFFQHQLLKTEDHGFLSSEEPCSSFLSDDQAAILNWYYYSEHWT, encoded by the exons ATGAAGCGGGTCAGCAGCTCAGACTATCTGATCCCCTTCTGCCCGACTG ATGAAGGGAAGGGGATGTATGAGAGAGGATTCCAGCCCATGATAGACGGGTTAGGCGAGGAGGAGTGCGGTGACGAGGAGATGTGCTCCTCCggcagcggcggcggcggcggcggagagAAGAAGCGCCGCCTGAGCGTGGATCAAGTTAGAGCGTTGGAGAAGAATTTTGAGGTGGAGAACAAATTGGAGCCCGATAGAAAGGTGAGGCTGGCCCACGATCTCGGTCTCCAGCCACGACAAGTGGCTATCTGGTTCCAGAACCGCCGCGCCCGGTGGAAGACCAAGCAGCTGGAGCGCGACTACGCCGCCCTGAAGGGCAGCTATGAAGCTCTCCGCGTCGACTTCGACGCTCTCTATCGAGACAAAGAGGCACTTCTCAACGAG ATAAAGATGCTGAAAGAGAAGTTGGCAGAGGAGGAGAGCGCGAGCTTCTCCTCGGTCAAACAGGAGTCAGTGGCGTTGGAATCCCAGAACAAGGTCTCGGAGGAACCACCGGCTCCGGTGTACAAAGACGGGTCGTCGGACAGCGACTCGAGCGCTGTCCTCAACGATGAGAACAGCCCGCATGGGCGCAGGATGTCGTCGTCGACTGCCTTCGAGACGTTCTCGGCAGCCATCGGATTCGAAAACTCCACATCCTTCCCATGTTCGCCCCCATCCTTACTGAATTCCGACGCGaggcaacaaaaaggaggaatcTTCTTCCAACACCAGCTCTTAAAGACGGAAGACCATGGATTTCTTAGCAGCGAGGAGCCATGTAGTAGCTTCTTATCCGACGACCAGGCGGCCATTCTCAATTGGTACTACTATTCCGAGCACTGGACCTAA